One Rhodococcus jostii RHA1 DNA window includes the following coding sequences:
- the eat gene encoding ethanolamine permease — translation MEERILSRDNTKETHLVGGIDVHAESQAYLQKRQLRSGTAGWVLLAGLGVSYVVSGDYSGWNFGLAEGGFGGLTIAVVIIAAMYLCLVLGMAELSSALPAAGGGYTFARRALGPWGGFATGTAILIEYSIAPAAIATFIGAYVGSLNILGITDGWWLYLAVYAIFIGIHLCGVGEALKGLFTIAAIALIGLVIFVIAAIGRFDSANLVDIAPGSAAGASDLLPFGYLGIWSAIPFAIWFFLAIEGVPLAAEETADPQRNVPRGIIAAISILMVTCAAVLILATGAGGAASISESGNPLVEALGDTTVAKVVNYIGLAGLVASFFSVIYAYSRQLFALSRAGYLPKVLSVTNSRKVPTLALVVPGVVGFLLSLTGKGALLLNMAVCAAAVSYVLIMLSHIVLRRREPEMHRPYRTPGGSVTTGFALCVAVIAVVGTFLVDVVAALCCLGVFVIFLLYFALFSRHRLVANSPDEEFAALAQAQEDLR, via the coding sequence GTGGAGGAGAGAATTTTGTCGCGCGACAACACGAAAGAGACCCATCTGGTCGGCGGTATAGACGTACACGCGGAATCACAGGCGTACCTGCAGAAGCGCCAGCTCCGGAGCGGCACTGCTGGTTGGGTTCTACTGGCAGGACTCGGCGTGAGCTACGTGGTCTCGGGTGACTACTCCGGGTGGAACTTCGGCTTAGCCGAAGGAGGATTCGGCGGGTTGACGATTGCTGTCGTAATAATCGCGGCGATGTACCTGTGCCTGGTATTGGGAATGGCTGAGCTGTCCTCGGCTCTGCCCGCCGCGGGCGGTGGGTACACCTTCGCGCGCCGCGCACTGGGACCGTGGGGCGGATTCGCGACAGGCACGGCCATCCTGATCGAATACTCGATCGCGCCCGCGGCGATCGCAACATTCATCGGTGCCTACGTGGGTTCGCTGAATATCCTCGGGATCACCGACGGCTGGTGGCTCTACCTGGCTGTCTACGCGATCTTCATTGGGATCCACCTGTGCGGTGTGGGGGAGGCGCTCAAGGGCCTGTTCACCATCGCGGCGATCGCACTTATCGGTTTGGTGATCTTCGTCATTGCCGCCATAGGGCGCTTTGATAGCGCCAACCTGGTTGACATCGCACCTGGCAGTGCCGCTGGAGCGTCGGATCTTCTTCCGTTCGGCTACCTCGGAATCTGGTCCGCGATCCCGTTCGCGATCTGGTTCTTTCTCGCGATCGAGGGAGTGCCGTTGGCTGCAGAGGAGACGGCGGACCCTCAGCGCAACGTCCCCCGTGGAATTATCGCTGCGATCAGCATTCTCATGGTCACCTGCGCGGCCGTCTTGATCCTCGCAACAGGCGCAGGGGGAGCGGCATCGATTTCCGAATCGGGGAACCCGCTTGTCGAAGCGCTCGGCGACACCACCGTGGCCAAGGTAGTCAATTACATCGGCTTGGCAGGATTGGTCGCCAGCTTCTTTTCGGTCATCTATGCCTACTCCCGCCAATTGTTCGCGCTCTCACGGGCGGGTTACTTACCCAAGGTGCTCTCGGTGACCAACTCACGAAAGGTCCCCACCCTCGCGTTGGTCGTTCCGGGAGTCGTCGGGTTCCTCTTGTCACTGACCGGCAAGGGCGCCCTCCTGCTGAACATGGCGGTGTGCGCAGCGGCAGTGAGTTACGTTTTGATCATGTTGAGCCACATCGTCCTTCGCCGCCGCGAACCGGAGATGCATCGTCCCTATCGGACTCCTGGAGGCAGCGTGACCACTGGCTTCGCCCTCTGCGTTGCGGTCATCGCTGTCGTCGGCACGTTCCTGGTGGATGTGGTCGCGGCGTTGTGTTGCCTGGGTGTCTTCGTGATCTTCCTGTTGTACTTCGCGTTGTTTAGCCGCCATCGTCTCGTCGCCAACTCCCCTGATGAGGAGTTCGCCGCGCTGGCGCAGGCTCAGGAGGACCTTCGATGA
- a CDS encoding GlxA family transcriptional regulator, whose product MRIAIYAFDDITMFHLAAPLMVFGELDRLQLAPNWETLLWSDHAGSIRTAEGYSISDIRAPDTVNWADIVIIPSWPLSLAPISDALKTVVRQAHTRGAIVVGLCLGAFALIDAGLLDGRPAVTHWEAMPQLAERHPGTEVDSSVLYIDHGDVLTSAGTASAIDACLHLVRKHLGAAIATRVARSLVVAPHREGGQAQYIERPLTRPATDTAIAEVMEWALIRLHESLPVERLADQARMSRRSFVRHFQHATGTTPARWILERRLHEARALLETTDWSVDTIASTCGFGSSVTFRQNFTAAFATSPSAYRRQFTPNPVPDSSGGGVHSPVTWSRSKNEPMNAAISAEPTSTAVGPTLQRSSAVRS is encoded by the coding sequence ATGCGGATCGCCATCTACGCGTTCGACGACATCACCATGTTCCATCTCGCCGCACCGTTGATGGTGTTTGGCGAACTCGACCGCCTCCAACTCGCCCCCAATTGGGAGACCCTGCTTTGGTCGGACCATGCTGGCTCGATCCGAACTGCCGAGGGATATTCGATCAGCGACATTAGGGCACCGGACACGGTGAACTGGGCCGACATCGTCATCATCCCGTCCTGGCCGCTGTCCCTGGCCCCGATCAGCGACGCGCTGAAAACGGTCGTCCGGCAGGCGCATACCCGCGGTGCCATCGTCGTCGGGCTGTGCCTGGGCGCATTCGCACTCATCGATGCCGGACTTCTCGACGGCCGGCCAGCGGTGACGCACTGGGAGGCGATGCCACAGCTCGCCGAACGGCATCCCGGGACCGAGGTCGACTCCTCGGTGCTCTACATCGATCATGGTGACGTCCTCACCTCCGCGGGAACCGCCTCGGCGATCGACGCGTGTCTGCACCTGGTGCGCAAGCATCTGGGTGCGGCGATCGCCACCCGGGTGGCCCGCAGTCTCGTCGTGGCCCCACACCGGGAAGGCGGGCAGGCACAGTACATTGAACGCCCCCTCACCCGGCCAGCGACCGACACAGCCATCGCCGAGGTCATGGAATGGGCACTGATACGCCTGCACGAGTCGCTCCCGGTCGAGCGCCTTGCCGACCAGGCCCGGATGAGCCGCCGAAGCTTCGTGCGGCACTTCCAGCACGCCACCGGCACCACACCCGCACGATGGATCCTCGAACGCCGCCTGCACGAAGCGCGCGCGCTTCTCGAAACCACCGACTGGAGCGTCGACACCATCGCGTCCACGTGCGGCTTCGGAAGCAGCGTCACCTTCCGGCAGAACTTCACCGCCGCGTTCGCGACCTCCCCCAGCGCCTACCGGCGACAGTTCACCCCCAACCCAGTCCCGGATTCATCCGGGGGCGGTGTGCACAGCCCGGTGACCTGGAGCCGCAGCAAGAACGAACCGATGAATGCCGCCATCAGTGCCGAACCCACCTCGACGGCGGTTGGGCCGACCCTACAGCGTTCAAGCGCTGTTAGGAGTTAG
- a CDS encoding isochorismatase family protein — MTTPRRALVVVDVQQEYFDGPLEIQYPPRGQSLANIVAAVDVAAAHDVPVVIVQHRMPDDAPIFVEGTPGWSLHPDLEARVDSSCKRVHKQYGSVFAGTDLAEWLRARDVDTITIVGYMTNNCDLATAVEAEGLGFAAEILSDATGSIHLANEAGQVSAQSLHTTLMVLLQSNFAAVTTATQWAQAVQSGTSLPKNNLIESAVQGRSATALV, encoded by the coding sequence TTGACCACGCCCCGCCGTGCCCTTGTTGTCGTCGATGTCCAGCAGGAATACTTCGACGGACCGCTCGAGATTCAGTACCCGCCCCGGGGGCAGTCGCTCGCCAACATCGTCGCTGCGGTCGACGTGGCCGCCGCCCACGACGTCCCGGTCGTCATCGTTCAGCATCGCATGCCTGACGACGCCCCGATCTTTGTCGAGGGAACGCCGGGGTGGTCGCTGCATCCAGATCTCGAGGCGCGGGTCGATTCGTCCTGTAAGCGGGTGCACAAGCAGTACGGGAGCGTGTTCGCCGGTACCGATCTGGCCGAATGGCTGCGGGCCCGTGACGTCGACACCATCACCATCGTCGGGTACATGACCAACAATTGCGACCTCGCGACCGCGGTGGAGGCCGAGGGCCTCGGGTTCGCCGCCGAGATCCTTTCCGACGCGACCGGGTCGATCCACCTCGCCAACGAAGCCGGGCAGGTCTCCGCCCAGTCCCTGCACACCACGCTCATGGTGCTGTTGCAGTCGAACTTCGCTGCCGTCACCACCGCCACGCAATGGGCCCAAGCGGTGCAGTCCGGGACGAGCTTGCCGAAGAACAACCTGATCGAATCGGCCGTTCAGGGCCGCTCGGCGACTGCACTCGTTTGA
- a CDS encoding LysR substrate-binding domain-containing protein, giving the protein MLESRPLRMFHEVVRTGSYSAAAEALGYTQPAISQQMRTLERTVGTPLFTRSGRHMQLTEAGEVLARHVQSVLSGLDAAEQQVAAIKNLATGRIRVCAFPSASATIVAAAVTHLKATRPGIRVQLLEAEPPESLQLLHDGKCDITLAFSYDGMSEVEESGLSQIPLMDDEMVAVLPIDHPMSRRRRIELRELADEAWIAGCPRCRTTFVQSCAAAGFEPEIAFSTDDNLAMQSLVVAGVGVAVMPSLVLAFLRHPKLVARPLRPVTHRSVSAYTLKDFTQIPATATTLEALQTAVGTLRPAETGTRAKTTPEIG; this is encoded by the coding sequence ATGTTGGAATCACGCCCGTTGCGCATGTTTCACGAAGTGGTTCGTACCGGGTCCTACTCTGCGGCTGCAGAAGCCCTTGGCTACACGCAACCCGCGATCAGTCAGCAGATGCGCACGCTGGAGCGAACGGTCGGTACGCCGCTGTTCACGAGGTCCGGCAGGCACATGCAGCTGACCGAAGCCGGTGAAGTACTTGCCAGGCACGTCCAAAGTGTCCTCAGCGGGCTCGACGCCGCTGAGCAGCAGGTGGCAGCGATCAAGAATTTGGCGACAGGACGCATCAGGGTGTGCGCTTTTCCCAGCGCAAGCGCCACCATCGTGGCTGCGGCCGTCACCCATTTGAAGGCAACGCGCCCAGGCATCCGTGTTCAACTGCTGGAGGCAGAGCCACCCGAATCTCTCCAACTCCTCCATGACGGAAAGTGCGACATCACACTCGCTTTCAGCTACGACGGAATGTCCGAGGTGGAAGAGAGCGGACTTTCGCAGATCCCCCTGATGGACGACGAGATGGTGGCCGTCCTTCCAATCGACCATCCCATGTCGCGACGCCGTCGGATCGAGCTACGGGAGCTTGCCGACGAAGCCTGGATTGCAGGATGCCCGCGATGCAGGACAACCTTCGTTCAATCCTGCGCTGCCGCGGGATTTGAACCCGAGATAGCGTTCTCGACGGACGACAATCTCGCGATGCAAAGCCTCGTCGTTGCCGGCGTAGGAGTCGCGGTCATGCCAAGCCTCGTACTGGCGTTCCTACGCCATCCGAAACTCGTCGCACGGCCGCTTCGACCTGTTACACACCGGTCGGTGTCCGCATATACCTTGAAGGACTTCACGCAGATTCCTGCGACAGCAACGACCCTTGAAGCTCTACAAACCGCAGTTGGCACTCTGCGCCCAGCAGAAACCGGTACCCGCGCGAAAACGACACCAGAAATTGGATGA
- a CDS encoding M24 family metallopeptidase: protein MTATTNIDNTVSSTNDAVAVRSNENSTDLHIHFTVSEFEERQRRVREALAQNGLDGLLLSNIEDQYWLCGLDTLGFTIFHAMFIGVNGELTHVTRSADVASIDYSSLCTDVRLWEDGYKSSRAAAVKDMLKSHGLEGRRIGLQLDSHGMLPELYLELREHLDGWCELTDASNILRRLRLKKSPQELTYVRRAGEILTQASLAAIEMTRPGAYEGDIIGEMYRTISASDGGNWNFPFGSGQKALLCRPATGRLTVSHNDQVTFEPGASYRHYNVANMFTVYTGPEIDERHIKMQKACVTALDGVQDALRHGNTVGQVFEAHRSALASCGYEHALLRACGYPMGIRWEPTWMDKPMIVRDDPTVLEEGMVYFTHMILTDRSTGLTASLGETAIITTDRPEIVTPVPRQPIINN from the coding sequence ATGACCGCTACTACCAACATCGACAATACAGTCAGCAGCACCAACGACGCCGTTGCCGTCCGAAGTAACGAGAACTCCACCGACCTCCACATCCACTTCACCGTCTCCGAGTTCGAAGAACGCCAGCGGCGCGTTCGCGAGGCGTTGGCGCAGAACGGTCTTGACGGCCTACTACTCAGCAACATCGAAGACCAATATTGGTTGTGCGGGCTCGATACCCTTGGCTTCACCATCTTCCACGCGATGTTCATCGGCGTGAACGGCGAACTGACCCACGTCACGCGATCCGCCGACGTCGCAAGCATCGACTACTCCTCCCTGTGCACAGATGTGCGCCTATGGGAAGACGGGTACAAAAGCTCGCGCGCCGCAGCCGTCAAGGACATGCTCAAAAGCCATGGACTCGAGGGGAGGCGCATCGGTCTACAGCTGGACAGCCACGGCATGCTGCCCGAGCTATATCTCGAACTACGAGAGCATCTCGACGGCTGGTGCGAGCTTACAGATGCATCAAACATCCTTCGTCGGCTGCGACTCAAGAAAAGTCCGCAGGAGCTCACATACGTGCGACGTGCTGGGGAAATCCTCACGCAAGCATCACTCGCAGCGATCGAGATGACACGGCCCGGCGCGTACGAGGGCGACATCATCGGTGAGATGTATCGGACCATTTCCGCCAGCGACGGCGGCAATTGGAACTTCCCCTTCGGCTCAGGCCAGAAGGCACTCCTGTGCCGACCAGCAACTGGGCGTCTCACCGTTTCCCACAATGATCAGGTCACGTTCGAGCCAGGGGCATCGTACCGGCACTACAACGTTGCCAACATGTTCACGGTGTACACCGGCCCGGAAATCGATGAACGGCACATCAAGATGCAGAAAGCCTGCGTGACGGCACTCGACGGTGTGCAGGACGCCCTCCGCCACGGCAACACCGTGGGGCAGGTCTTCGAAGCCCATCGCTCCGCACTCGCCAGCTGCGGTTACGAACATGCACTGCTCCGCGCGTGCGGCTACCCGATGGGAATTCGCTGGGAACCCACGTGGATGGACAAACCCATGATCGTCAGGGATGACCCGACCGTGCTCGAAGAGGGGATGGTCTACTTCACGCACATGATTCTGACCGACCGAAGCACAGGCCTCACGGCCTCTCTCGGCGAGACAGCCATCATCACCACTGACCGGCCAGAGATCGTCACACCGGTGCCTCGGCAGCCGATCATCAACAACTGA
- a CDS encoding creatininase family protein, with protein MNQKSEQSVWMQDLTWEEVASHIEQDRVVLVPFGSTEQHGPAGVLGVDTYVATGIVEDTAKRTGALCAPPMWFGDSPHHMAFEGTISLRTETLISVVKDVCTSLAHHGFNRIVLVNGHKGSNLPALGTAVRALHEESLPHVIFAVADPLHLARNVAPSIKETNEHHGGELELSQVLYRYPGRIRTDRLTGEGAPFAEVFGGFVGNDLFGPAPDGVDVVWSSREQRKFAPTGSMSSSLGVTEDKGKQFHGHLVDRLSEVVEWLRTYSGPLGSIDPISKVGE; from the coding sequence ATGAATCAGAAGAGTGAACAGTCCGTGTGGATGCAGGACCTGACGTGGGAAGAGGTCGCCTCCCATATCGAGCAGGACCGAGTGGTGCTCGTGCCGTTCGGGAGTACAGAACAGCATGGCCCGGCCGGTGTGCTCGGCGTCGACACCTACGTTGCCACCGGGATCGTGGAGGACACAGCCAAGCGCACCGGTGCGCTCTGCGCACCGCCCATGTGGTTCGGTGATTCGCCACACCACATGGCATTTGAGGGAACTATCAGCCTTCGTACGGAAACACTCATTTCAGTCGTCAAAGACGTTTGTACCAGCCTTGCCCACCACGGGTTCAACCGCATCGTCCTGGTCAACGGGCACAAGGGATCCAATCTTCCCGCGCTGGGGACCGCGGTCCGTGCCCTGCACGAAGAGTCCTTACCCCACGTGATTTTCGCGGTGGCTGATCCGCTCCACCTGGCTCGGAATGTTGCCCCCTCTATCAAGGAAACTAACGAACATCACGGTGGGGAACTGGAATTGTCGCAAGTCTTGTACCGATACCCCGGGAGGATTCGGACGGATCGACTCACCGGTGAGGGTGCACCCTTCGCCGAGGTCTTCGGCGGCTTCGTGGGCAACGATCTCTTCGGACCCGCACCTGACGGCGTCGACGTCGTCTGGTCGAGCCGCGAACAGCGGAAGTTCGCCCCCACGGGAAGTATGAGTTCATCCCTCGGCGTGACCGAGGACAAGGGCAAGCAGTTCCACGGGCACCTCGTCGATCGTCTTTCCGAAGTCGTTGAGTGGCTTCGCACCTACAGTGGCCCGCTCGGATCCATTGACCCGATTTCAAAAGTGGGCGAATGA
- a CDS encoding MFS transporter: MTDHQSPRKALGAAVMGNVIEWFDYGIYSYAAATIGMKFFPAHSTTAAALSSFAVLALSFFMRPIGGLVIGSAGDRHGRRGMLMLTIGLMTLGTVLIGVLPTYATIGIAAPILLICARLIQGFSAGGEYGGANTFMAESAPMERRGLFGSLLESGVLVGYMGGATVVVATSSLMSDANWEEWGWRIPFLVSLPLGLLALVLRRNLHDTPVFQNMQNAGEIARHPIADTFKVGKRAFTITILAIALGNGAYYIALTYMPTYLESELGISSGSALALGIVMMGVMMVLNPLFGRLGDRIGRRPMLAVSCALYIVLSVPLVALVNTDSIVLVGLAMMCFGAFLTPFTSQAAATFPVLFPRSVRYTGFTFAYNLSTAVFGGTAPLIVGSLLALTGNSFVIAFYLIACAVVAGIGVWMMPETRDLTADHQSSLPRVHEPAEATTGQVPAQPL; encoded by the coding sequence GTGACGGACCACCAGTCGCCGCGCAAAGCGCTCGGCGCTGCGGTGATGGGTAATGTCATCGAATGGTTCGACTACGGTATCTATAGCTACGCTGCCGCAACCATCGGTATGAAGTTCTTTCCGGCGCACAGCACCACTGCCGCCGCACTGTCCAGCTTCGCTGTCCTCGCACTTTCCTTCTTCATGCGTCCCATCGGTGGCCTGGTGATCGGCTCAGCCGGCGACCGACACGGACGTCGCGGAATGCTGATGCTGACGATCGGACTCATGACCCTCGGAACCGTTTTGATCGGCGTCCTTCCCACGTACGCAACGATCGGGATCGCAGCGCCCATTCTTCTGATCTGCGCTCGGTTGATCCAGGGCTTCTCGGCGGGCGGGGAGTACGGTGGTGCAAACACATTCATGGCCGAGAGCGCCCCGATGGAACGTCGAGGACTATTCGGCAGCCTTCTCGAATCGGGCGTGCTCGTCGGATACATGGGCGGCGCCACCGTGGTCGTCGCAACATCGAGCTTGATGAGCGACGCCAACTGGGAAGAGTGGGGATGGCGTATCCCCTTCCTGGTCTCACTACCTCTCGGCCTGTTGGCCCTCGTCCTCCGCCGTAATCTGCACGACACGCCAGTCTTTCAAAACATGCAGAACGCTGGGGAAATCGCCCGGCATCCGATTGCGGACACATTCAAGGTCGGCAAGCGAGCATTCACCATCACTATTCTCGCGATTGCGCTCGGAAACGGCGCCTACTACATCGCCCTCACTTACATGCCGACCTATCTCGAGAGCGAACTGGGGATCAGCAGTGGATCCGCACTCGCCCTCGGCATTGTGATGATGGGCGTGATGATGGTGCTGAATCCGCTGTTCGGACGTCTCGGGGATCGAATCGGTCGTCGCCCGATGTTGGCGGTCTCCTGCGCGCTCTATATCGTCCTCAGCGTGCCCTTGGTGGCGCTGGTAAACACCGATTCCATCGTGCTCGTCGGTCTGGCGATGATGTGCTTCGGAGCGTTCCTCACGCCGTTCACGTCGCAGGCCGCCGCAACCTTCCCGGTGCTCTTCCCACGTTCGGTTCGCTACACCGGCTTCACCTTCGCATACAATCTCTCCACGGCCGTGTTCGGTGGAACAGCGCCTCTGATTGTGGGTTCGTTGCTGGCACTCACCGGCAACTCCTTTGTTATCGCGTTCTATCTCATCGCCTGCGCCGTGGTCGCCGGCATAGGGGTGTGGATGATGCCCGAGACACGCGACCTGACAGCCGACCATCAATCCAGTCTGCCGCGGGTCCACGAGCCAGCGGAGGCTACTACGGGACAGGTCCCGGCTCAGCCGCTTTGA
- a CDS encoding PLP-dependent cysteine synthase family protein — MTSLSAPIHALTLGVEDIDRYDPDYRFWLNEAVSKVVSDANRTSDTHLLSVPLPPAWGVDLYLKDESTHPTGSLKHRLARSLFLYALCNGWIRRGKPVVEASSGSTAVSEAYFAQLIGVPFIAVMARSTSQQKTQLIERYGGQCHLVDDPRDVYDVAASLARDRGGHYMDQFTYAERATDWRGNNNIAESIFAQMAREPHPEPAWIVATAGTGGTSATIARYIHYTQRNTGICVADPDNSAFFPGWRDSNQTIVTQIGSRIEGIGRQRVEPSFVSESIDRMMRIPDGAAIATIHFLTDLLGRRTGASTGTGVWAAFRLVSEMVSMGRKGSVVSLICDPGDRYVDKYYSDKWLTDNGIDTDPYRRQLESFLKTSIL, encoded by the coding sequence ATGACCTCCCTGAGTGCTCCTATACACGCACTCACGCTCGGCGTAGAGGACATCGATCGCTACGACCCCGACTACCGATTCTGGTTGAACGAGGCTGTCTCCAAGGTGGTTTCCGACGCCAACCGAACATCGGATACCCACCTGCTCTCAGTCCCGCTGCCACCGGCGTGGGGAGTCGACCTGTACCTCAAAGACGAGTCGACTCACCCCACCGGGTCGCTCAAACACCGGCTCGCACGCTCACTGTTCCTGTACGCGCTGTGCAACGGCTGGATCCGCCGAGGTAAGCCGGTCGTCGAAGCGTCCAGCGGTTCCACTGCGGTATCCGAAGCGTACTTCGCCCAACTGATCGGGGTTCCGTTCATCGCCGTGATGGCCCGGTCTACCAGCCAACAAAAGACTCAGCTCATCGAACGGTACGGCGGACAATGCCATCTCGTCGACGACCCCCGCGACGTATACGACGTCGCGGCGTCGTTGGCGCGTGACCGCGGCGGGCACTACATGGATCAGTTCACCTACGCTGAACGGGCAACGGACTGGCGTGGGAACAACAACATCGCCGAGTCGATCTTTGCGCAGATGGCGCGAGAACCTCACCCGGAACCGGCCTGGATTGTCGCCACCGCAGGTACCGGAGGCACGTCGGCCACGATTGCCCGGTACATCCACTACACCCAACGCAACACAGGCATCTGCGTCGCAGACCCGGACAACTCCGCGTTCTTCCCGGGATGGCGCGACAGCAACCAGACCATCGTCACCCAGATTGGCTCCCGGATCGAAGGAATCGGACGCCAACGCGTCGAACCGAGCTTTGTCTCGGAGAGCATCGACCGGATGATGCGGATCCCCGACGGCGCCGCCATCGCGACCATTCACTTTCTCACGGACCTGCTCGGGCGCAGGACAGGAGCCTCGACCGGCACCGGCGTGTGGGCTGCGTTCCGACTGGTTTCGGAAATGGTCTCCATGGGCCGAAAGGGGAGCGTCGTATCCCTGATCTGCGACCCCGGGGATCGGTACGTCGACAAGTACTACTCCGACAAGTGGTTGACCGACAACGGTATCGACACCGATCCGTACCGCCGTCAGCTCGAATCGTTCCTCAAAACCTCCATTCTCTAG
- a CDS encoding RidA family protein: MKAKSMTPSSDVTTIPEERIAELGLVLPSATASLAAYVPAVRSDQYIYTSGQLPLRDGQMLSPGKVGAEISLDDARDAAQQCAINALAAVRAVTGGLAAVRRVVKVVGFVASAPEFTDQPQVINGASELLVSVFGPAIGEHARSAVGVAALPLNAPVEVEIIVEI, encoded by the coding sequence ATGAAAGCGAAGTCAATGACACCCAGTAGTGACGTCACCACGATCCCCGAAGAGCGAATCGCGGAGCTGGGATTGGTGCTGCCCTCCGCCACCGCCTCGCTCGCCGCGTACGTCCCCGCCGTGCGTTCCGACCAGTACATCTACACCTCCGGCCAACTGCCGTTGCGAGACGGACAAATGCTCTCACCTGGAAAGGTGGGTGCCGAGATCAGCCTCGACGACGCTCGCGATGCCGCACAACAATGTGCCATCAACGCGCTCGCCGCGGTGCGTGCTGTGACCGGGGGACTGGCGGCTGTGCGGCGTGTCGTCAAGGTCGTCGGCTTTGTCGCCTCCGCACCGGAGTTCACCGATCAACCTCAGGTAATCAATGGTGCAAGCGAACTGCTGGTCTCCGTATTCGGGCCCGCAATCGGTGAACATGCCCGAAGTGCCGTCGGTGTCGCGGCCCTGCCTCTGAACGCGCCCGTCGAAGTAGAAATCATTGTTGAGATTTAG
- a CDS encoding tyrosine-type recombinase/integrase: protein MSIDSGCGLANATIQQRLVPVRLFFDLLVEEGVPDPNPVGSGRYTPGRKWGGQQRGLVPQLVKLPWIPTEQQWLDILDLAAAEPLRNRLMLAMAYDAALRREELCSLRTDDLDPARRMSRVRVETTKKRLKRIVLYSAPTGVLLQEYLTHRTTISRARGPLFLSESPATMLSRAAPVIIRPWWEW from the coding sequence GTGTCGATCGATTCCGGGTGCGGATTGGCAAATGCCACGATCCAGCAGCGGCTGGTGCCGGTGCGATTATTCTTCGACCTTTTGGTGGAGGAGGGCGTCCCGGATCCTAATCCTGTTGGTAGTGGCAGGTATACGCCAGGGCGGAAGTGGGGTGGGCAGCAGCGTGGCCTTGTGCCACAGTTGGTGAAACTTCCATGGATCCCGACCGAGCAGCAGTGGCTCGACATCCTCGACCTCGCCGCCGCCGAGCCGCTGCGCAACCGGCTGATGCTCGCAATGGCCTACGACGCCGCCCTGCGGCGCGAGGAGCTGTGCTCACTGCGCACCGACGACCTGGATCCAGCTCGTCGAATGTCACGAGTGCGGGTGGAGACGACGAAGAAACGACTCAAGCGAATAGTGCTGTACTCGGCGCCAACCGGGGTGTTGCTGCAGGAGTATCTGACGCATCGAACGACCATAAGCCGGGCCCGAGGACCGCTGTTTCTGTCCGAGTCACCTGCAACCATGCTGAGCCGTGCAGCGCCGGTGATTATCAGGCCGTGGTGGGAATGGTGA
- a CDS encoding DUF2510 domain-containing protein yields MTSPTPPPGWHPDPVDPNLVRYWDGAQWTGDTRPKAGQTLNLPKKKGGVGKVLLVVAAVLVVMAILGTVLGGNDKKDDRPAASAATTLATTTTTAAPTTSKVAVSMSAPATTPPATTTQAPAAVPRPAIPASDPRCAPATDHWLPWSNPASRRPGCR; encoded by the coding sequence ATGACTTCCCCGACACCGCCGCCCGGTTGGCATCCGGACCCGGTTGATCCGAACCTCGTGCGTTATTGGGATGGCGCTCAGTGGACCGGGGACACCCGGCCGAAGGCCGGTCAGACCCTGAATCTGCCTAAGAAAAAGGGCGGTGTCGGGAAGGTGCTGCTGGTCGTGGCCGCGGTGCTGGTGGTCATGGCGATCCTCGGGACAGTGCTCGGTGGGAACGACAAGAAAGACGACAGGCCCGCGGCGTCGGCTGCGACGACCCTCGCAACCACCACCACGACCGCGGCACCCACGACCTCGAAGGTCGCAGTGTCGATGTCCGCACCGGCTACGACGCCCCCGGCGACAACCACTCAGGCGCCGGCCGCCGTGCCGAGGCCCGCGATTCCGGCATCGGACCCGAGGTGCGCCCCGGCGACCGATCACTGGTTGCCATGGTCGAATCCGGCTTCTCGGCGTCCGGGCTGTCGCTGA